In one window of Festucalex cinctus isolate MCC-2025b chromosome 14, RoL_Fcin_1.0, whole genome shotgun sequence DNA:
- the LOC144001225 gene encoding uncharacterized protein LOC144001225, with translation MVVKEEKEIPALLVEVKKLVSHNTVTNENVDNRPTKDAVGPDAESDYLGETSLCILRGPTQVKIGKDDVTISAHCWESARACTTPNGMARVLLMGLFDVEVLLKSNLKGGRSKLDPNSERRQAFDPRKLQALKDAVVQQFPGAKEADVRKSINNRICELRHQVKRKL, from the exons ATGGTAGTTAAAG aagaaaaagaaattccTGCTCTGTTGGTGGAGGTGAAAAAGCTAGTTTCCCACAACACCGTGACCAACGAAAATGTTGACAACCGCCCCACCAAAGATGCTGTTGGACCAGATGCTGAGAGTGACTATCTCGGCGAAACATCACTTTGCATACTTCGCGGACCCACACAA GTGAAAATTGGCAAAGATGATGTCACTATCTCAGCACATTGTTGGGAGAGTGCAAGAGCTTGTACCACCCCTAATGGTATGGCGCGGGTGCTGCTGATGGGTCTCTTTGATGTAGAAGTCCTCCTCAAGTCGAACCTGAAAGGAGGGCGCAGCAAGTTGGATCCCAATTCAGAGCGTCGACAGGCTTTCGACCCAAGGAAGCTTCAAGCTTTGAAAG ATGCTGTTGTCCAGCAGTTTCCCGGGGCCAAAGAAGCTGATGTGAGAAAGTCCATCAATAATCGAATCTGTGAGCTAAGACATCAGGTGAAGCGGAAATTGTAA